The Podospora pseudopauciseta strain CBS 411.78 chromosome 7 map unlocalized CBS411.78m_7.2, whole genome shotgun sequence genome contains a region encoding:
- a CDS encoding uncharacterized protein (EggNog:ENOG503P0MY; COG:L) — protein MGDRENDGTLAPKIKSTACHRCHSRKVKCSGEQPCTNCKKSELECIYPNRNRRVRVDERYIKQLEGENKRLRAQLAHRAEVPPSGGESSVSTPSAAQEEQGPSRDRGSTGPFAVPDSTTALHGSTDAQPWFLDIDLPQTPKPINEAADTAFATRFRQALSDPSDLQFAHVPHNEYAGDDTIMSLAETPWPWPKPSRARLIMNVALMHASRCLYIVRPGEVLRALENSLTDPNWRDPIMAGKLRALFALGELCSSRFVPPGQVFPGLGHFAQASKVLSYLGEHPTMDFIEIRLILSVYSFTLNRIYASYTFAGSAVRMAVLLGLHLNIPPTQLPDPVLREHRVRVWWTAYILDRSWAATLGCLPSIQDEDIRVDMPSNKLVEKDAPTNGDFSDAGYYIAYAKLATISMKVVQSIYGGKDQPADLFTKVQQRLKELKAWVEELPPALHMVTTSTTTSSYPNYDMLSLHLKLNAVSCFSLEYCGGTLLRPTPCFTDHHRSHPSNPPLRSASPRQQLTTKADSRLRQNTHRHLYSMCPSFLPHPVRKLDQRCFSGLVPRPDTEPILSTHRPRRVQSSRSRG, from the exons ATGGGTGACCGAGAAAATGACGGGACCTTAGCTCCGAAGATCAAGTCAACAGC ATGCCATCGCTGCCATTCTCGGAAGGTCAAATGCTCCGGTGAACAGCCCTGCACAAACTGCAAGAAGTCAGAGTTAGAGTGCATCTATCCCAATCGAAATAGACGAGTCCGGGTCGATGAAAG ATATATCAAGCAACTCGAAGGTGAGAACAAGCGGCTGCGCGCTCAACTTGCACATAGAGCAGAAGTCCCACCTAGTGGCGGTGAATCCAGCGTCAGTACACCATCGGCAGCTCAGGAAGAGCAAGGCCCCAGCCGGGATCGCGGCTCAACTGGGCCCTTCGCTGTCCCGGATTCAACAACTGCCCTTCATGGCTCGACTGATGCGCAGCCGTGGTTCCTGGACATCGATCTTCCCCAGACACCGAAACCAATCAACGAGGCGGCCGACACAGCATTTGCAACGAGGTTCAGACAGGCTCTTTCAGATCCAAGTGACCTTCAATTCGCCCATGTTCCACATAACGAGTACGCTGGTGATGACACCATCATGTCGTTGGCCGAGACACCCTGGCCATGGCCGAAACCCTCCCGCGCCCGTCTGATCATGAACGTCGCATTGATGCACGCGAGCAGATGTCTGTATATTGTGCGTCCAGGTGAGGTGTTGCGAGCGTTGGAAAACAGCCTTACCGATCCAAACTGGAGGGATCCGATCATGGCTGGCAAACTGAGGGCACTCTTTGCTCTTGGCGAGCTGTGTTCTTCTAGATTCGTTCCTCCGGGTCAGGTGTTCCCTGGCTTGGGTCATTTTGCACAAGCGTCAAAAGTCCTGAGCTATCTTGGAGAACACCCGACCATGGACTTTATCGAGATACGTCTGATATTG TCAGTCTACTCATTCACACTCAACCGCATCTATGCCTCCTATACCTTTGCAGGCAGCGCCGTCCGGATGGCTGTTCTCTTGGGTCTTCATCTTAACATACCCCCGACGCAACTTCCAGATCCTGTTCTCCGTGAACACCGAGTCAGAGTATGGTGGACGGCTTACATCCTGGATCGGTCATGGGCGGCTACCCTTGGCTGTCTCCCTTCAATCCAGGACGAAGACATCAGGGTGGACATGCCGTCCAACAAGCTGGTGGAAAAGGACGCCCCGACCAACGGAGACTTTAGCGACGCCGGGTACTACATCGCATACGCCAAGTTGGCTACCATCTCTATGAAGGTCGTACAGTCTATCTACGGCGGAAAGGATCAACCAGCCGATCTCTTTACAAAGGTGCAGCAACGGTTGAAAGAGCTAAAGGCTTGGGTGGAGGAACTGCCACCGGCTTTACACATGGTCACCACTAGCACCACCACATCTTCCTACCCAAATTATGACATGCTTTCCTTGCACCTGAAACTCAATGCGGTAAGTTGCTTCTCTCTCGAGTACTGTGGAGGTACCTTACTTAGACCGACCCCGTGTTTTACAGACCATCATCGTAGCCACCCGTCCAATCCTCCTCTACGGTCTGCGTCTCCACGCCAgcagctcaccaccaaagccgaTTCCCGCCTCCGCCAAAACACTCATCGACACCTGTATTCGATGTGCCCGTCATTCCTACCGCATCCTGTCCGAAAGCTGGATCAACGGTGCTTTTCCGGCCTTGTACCACGACCTGACACAGAGCCTATTCTCAGCACTCACCGTCCTCGCCGTGTCCAGTCTTCTCGATCACGAGGATAG
- a CDS encoding uncharacterized protein (COG:Q; EggNog:ENOG5039UV9) yields the protein MGLLSTAFWAVVSPIVLFLAYTYLSLLWNYIVALQIGVPVRAIPIEQTNPFWMIMDKKVLAFLKRYLPFLRGSSFARFNWRGFEIVERYKPHHELGDVYMVSTPGKNWLYLGDPDLVTEMFKRRNDFPRCSKLTESLNVFGTNLGTVDAAEWKRQRKIIATCFTEQTNAFVWSDAVTRARDMHRYWTSKPNLTTAADDLRTLSLGIMSEVGFGQSSKFQGHEERLGASGTSTTSYKDTLQEILENCVLIMALGPEVLAKLERWLPKKLKKLQHACVVFQSHMTKMYEETKAKVSNRTSSQTSADSRNFLTSLVQASHGMTSEGLTEKQVYGNMFMLAFAGHDTVAHTFTFAMLFLAGSPDVQDWISEEVRAVLGDRDTKDLDYEKDFPRLHRCLAVMCETIRLYSPVALAKWTDSAAQTLQVGQKAIVIPANTMVIPSYSCLHTDPRWWGEDSLTWRPSRWIRKSGPKGEEELITPSKGTFLGWSEGVRDCPGRKFSKVEFVATIATLFKDWKVDPVPLDGENLTQARKRVLEFIVEDAAPVLLLQMNHPERVPLVWKKK from the exons ATGGGCCTCCTATCAACAGCCTTCTGGGCGGTTGTCAGTCCGATAGTTCTTTTCCTGGCATACACTTACCTTTCACTCCTTTGGAACTACATCGTCGCCCTTCAAATTGGCGTCCCGGTCCGAGCTATCCCCATCGAGCAGACCAACCCTTTCTGGATGATTATGGATAAGAAAGTCCTGGCCTTTCTGAAGCGATACCTGCCATTTTTGCGAGGCTCCAGCTTTGCGCGATTCAACTGGCGAGGGTTCGAGATCGTCGAGAGATACAAGCCGCATCATGAACTGGGAGATGTGTACATGGTCTCGACTCCTGGGAAGAACTGGTTGTACCTCGGTGATCCTGACTTGGTAACGGAGATGTTCAAGAGACGGAACGATTTTCCGAGATGTTCGAAGCTGACGG AGTCTCTGAACGTTTTTGGGACAAATCTGGGCACTGTTGACGCCGCGGAGTGGAAGCGGCAACGAAAGATCATTGCGACGTGCTTCACTGAGCAAACCAATGCTTTCGTGTGGAGTGATGCCGTTACTCGCGCCCGCGATATGCACCGTTACTGGACTTCAAAGCCGAACTTGACGACAGCTGCCGATGACCTTCGCACACTGTCTTTGGGCATCATGTCCGAAGTTGGATTCGGGCAGTCATCCAAGTTTCAAGGTCATGAAGAACGGCTGGGAGCAAGCGGCACATCGACGACTAGCTACAAGGACACACTGCAGGAGATTTTGGAGAACTGTGTCCTAATCATGGCGCTAGGGCCAGAGGTTCTTGCCAAGCTTGAAAGATGGCTTCCGAAGAAGCTGAAAAAGCTCCAGCATGCTTGCGTGGTGTTTCAGAGCCACATGACCAAAATGTACGAGGAGACAAAGGCCAAGGTTTCCAATCGGACCTCCTCTCAGACTTCGGCCGATTCGCGAAACTTTTTGACCTCATTGGTGCAAGCCTCACACGGGATGACATCGGAGGGTCTGACAGAAAAGCAAGTGTACGGCAATATGTTCATGTTGGCGTTCGCTGGCCACGACACGGTAGCACACACCTTTACCTTTGCCATGCTCTTCCTGGCAGGGTCTCCTGACGTTCAAGACTGGATTTCGGAAGAGGTGCGGGCGGTCCTGGGAGACCGCGATACGAAGGATCTGGACTACGAAAAGGACTTCCCGCGTCTTCACCGATGTCTGGCTGTGATGTGCGAGACTATCCGTCTGTACAGCCCAGTTGCTTTGGCCAAGTGGACAGATTCGGCCGCACAAACGCTACAGGTTGGACAGAAGGCGATTGTTATCCCCGCAAACACCATGGTCATTCCCAGCTACTCTTGTCTTCACACTGACCCCAGATGGTGGGGAGAGGACTCCTTGACATGGCGGCCCTCGAGATGGATCAGGAAGAGCGGGCcgaagggagaggaggagctgaTAACACCTAGCAAAGGGACGTTTCTTGGCTGGTCCGAAGGCGTACGGGACTGCCCAGGCCGAAAATTCTCCAAGGTTGAGTTTGTGGCCACGATCGCGACACTGTTCAAAGATTGGAAGGTTGATCCAGTTCCTCTAGATGGAGAAAATCTGACACAAGCAAGGAAACGAGTACTGGAGTTTATCGTGGAGGATGCTGCTCCCGTGCTGCTGTTGCAGATGAATCATCCCGAAAGAGTACCGCTGGTTTGGAAGAAGAAATGA
- a CDS encoding uncharacterized protein (EggNog:ENOG503PC88; COG:P) produces MLLLYNGVLGSPFCHPKSLANFHPFESFDVAPQPSFGSHIFAPRRSSAILALPPTMANPQQQIEGHVSGQANEPLSLPAHCLSASQVAQELQTDTITGLTSQKATERLARYGANDLGKEKGVKPLEILFAQVFNAMTLILLLALAASFGIQAWIEGGVLAGLIAINVVIGFFQDLQAARTIASLKSLNSATARVVRDGATTTIEASKLVPGDIIELKVGDSVPADARIIEAVNLEADEALLTGESVPARKYPDEVYQDADTGPGDRLNIVFSSSVLTKGRGKAIVFATGMFTEIGAIAAALDDDGTKKRKLERDENGKASIGAYFSFALGKTWDWIGAFLGVTVGTPLQRKLSQLFHYIFMFAIVCAIIILAANKFKARNDVIIYAVATAIGTLPVTLILVLTITMAAGTKVMVQRNVVVRNMRSLEALGGVTNICSDKTGTLTQGKMVTRMAWIPGFGTYSIDTNDAYNPEAGAITFTDAEPRNMRRSADNGRAVSPKDESHPSLAHYLDIASLANLAKVIRSDNEDGSNRWKANGDPTEIAMQVFATRFGRSGLGIEAGSGWKQLAEFPFDSSIKKMSILAESESTGLVHIFTKGAVERVLSSCVSVSVGNDDSTVAPMTEEFKTTTLANMEALARRGLRVLALANKGGVRPVSEEESRRGLLKREEFEHDLVFRGLVGIYDPPRPESRPSVFKCHEAGIGVHMLTGDHPETARAIAIEVGILPARMELVRADIAQGLVMAAHDFDKLSDDELDKLPELPLVVARCAPSTKVRMIDALHRRGKFVAMTGDGVNDSPSLKRADVGIAMGLGGSDVAKSASDIVLSDDNFASILNAVEEGRRIFDNVQKFMLHVLSANVAFVTTLMVGLAYKDSAGISIFQITPVEILFMLLVAGAFTETGLGFESASKHILKRPPQSLKYGVFTPEFISDLFAYGLIMAICLLTAFIAVIFGMYDGNFGHDCNLRYSESCEGVFRARSTCYTAMMWIFVFFAWELVDSRLSFFHGAFNNTKKWADKLWRNPFLFWSVMAGFFCTFPTLYIPVLNDRVFLHKGIDKEWGVVFGVTIFFFLAAETYKWGKRRYLRKKGEMVKKGEGSSEEDLEKKTFERFYSSDSDYASAGTEKA; encoded by the exons ATGTTGCTGTTATATAATGGCGTCCTCGGCTCCCCTTTCTGTCATCCCAAGAGTCTTGCCAACTTCCACCCCTTCGAATCTTTCGATGTAGCACCTCAGCCAAGTTTCGGATCACACATTTTCGCTCCCCGCCGTTCATCTGCCATCTTGGCTCTGCCGCCCACCATGGCGAACCCTCAGCAGCAAATCGAGGGGCATGTCTCGGGCCAAGCCAATGAGCCCCTTTCTCTCCCTGCCCACTGCCTTTCTGCCTCCCAGGTTGCTCAGGAACTCCAGACAGACACGATAACGGGTTTGACCTCCCAGAAAGCAACTGAGCGCCTGGCCAGATATGGCGCCAACGACCTCGGCAAGGAAAAGGGTGTTAAGCCCCTCGAGATTCTCTTTGCCCAGGTCTTCAACGCCATGACCTTG ATCCTCCTGTTAGCCCTTGCTGCCAGTTTTGGTATCCAGGCCTGGATCGAAGGGGGTGTGTTGGCTGGTCTGATCGCCATCAACGTTGTTATTGGCTTCTTCCAAGATCTTCAAGCTGCCAGAACCATTGCTTCTCTCAAGTCTCTCAACTCTGCCACCGCCCGCGTGGTCAGAGATGGCGCCACAACCACCATTGAAGCCAGCAAGCTGGTTCCTGGCGATATCATCGAGCTCAAGGTTGGCGACAGTGTCCCCGCCGATGCCCGCATCATCGAAGCCGTCAACCTTGAGGCAGATGAGGCGCTCCTCACTGGCGAAAGTGTCCCTGCCCGAAAGTACCCCGACGAAGTCTACCAAGATGCCGATACCGGTCCTGGAGACCGTCTCAACATCGTTTTCTCGTCCAGCGTCTTGACCAAGGGTCGCGGAAAGGCCATTGTTTTCGCAACTGGCATGTTCACAGAGATCGGAGCCATCGCCGCCGCgctcgatgatgatggaacCAAGAAGCGGAAGCTGGAACGGGACGAAAACGGCAAGGCCTCGATCGGTGCCTACTTCTCTTTCGCTCTGGGAAAGACATGGGACTGGATCGGCGCATTCCTTGGAGTCACAGTCGGTACCCCGCTCCAGCGGAAACTGTCGCAGCTGTTTCACTACATCTTCATGTTTGCCATCGTGTGCGCCATCATCATTCTCGCGGCCAACAAGTTCAAGGCAAGAAACGATGTCATCATCTATGCCGTGGCCACAGCCATCGGTACCCTTCCGGTGACCCTGATTCTTGTGCTCACGATCACCATGGCCGCTGGAACCAAGGTTATGGTGCAGCGCAACGTGGTTGTCCGCAACATGCGCTCTCTCGAAGCTCTCGGCGGCGTTACCAACATTTGCTCCGACAAGACTGGTACCCTCACCCAGGGCAAGATGGTAACCCGTATGGCCTGGATTCCCGGTTTCGGCACCTATTCGATTGACACCAACGACGCCTACAACCCTGAGGCTGGAGCCATCACCTTCACCGACGCGGAGCCCCGGAACATGAGACGCTCTGCCGACAATGGAAGAGCCGTCAGCCCCAAGGACGAGTCTCACCCTTCTCTCGCTCACTACCTCGACATTGCCTCCCTTGCCAACCTGGCCAAGGTCATCAGATCAGACAACGAAGATGGTTCCAACCGGTGGAAGGCCAATGGGGACCCAACCGAGATCGCCATGCAGGTCTTTGCGACTCGCTTTGGCCGCTCCGGCTTGGGCATCGAGGCCGGTTCGGGCTGGAAGCAGCTGGCTGAGTTCCCCTTTGACTCATCTATCAAGAAGATGTCTATCCTAGCCGAGAGTGAGTCCACTGGCTTGGTGCACATCTTCACCAAAGGTGCCGTCGAGCGCGTTTTGTCTAGCTGTGTCTCCGTGTCTGTTGGCAACGATGACAGTACTGTTGCTCCCATGACCGAGGAGTTCAAGACCACTACCCTGGCCAACATGGAAGCTCTTGCCCGTAGAGGTCTTCGCGTTCTCGCCCTTGCCAACAAGGGCGGTGTCAGACCTGtttcggaggaggagtccCGCCGTGGCCTGCTCAAGCGCGAGGAGTTTGAGCATGACTTGGTTTTCAGAGGCTTGGTTGGCATCTACGACCCGCCGAGACCAGAGTCACGGCCCAGTGTGTTCAAGTGCCACGAGGCTGGCATCGGAGTTCACATGTTGACGGGTGATCACCCCGAGACCGCACGGGCTATTGCGATTGAGGTTGGCATCTTGCCTGCTAGGATGGAGCTCGTCAGAGCTGATATCGCCCAGGGACTGGTTATGGCCGCGCATGATTTTGACAAGCTATCGGATGACGAGCTGGACAAGCTGCCAGAGCTGCCTCTCGTGGTGGCCAGATGTGCACCCTCTACCAAGGTCAGGATGATCGACGCTCTTCACAGGCGTGGCAAGTTCGTTGCCATGACTGGCGATGGTGTTAACGACAGCCCCAGTTTGAAGAGAGCCGACGTTGGCATTGCTATGGGATTGGGTGGCAGTGATGTTGCCAAGTCGGCTTCTGACATTGTGCTGAGCGATGACAATTTCGCCAGTATTCTCAAcgctgtggaggagggccgCCGTATCTTTGACAACGTCCAGAAGTTCATGCTTCACGTCTTGTCGGCCAACGTAGCTTTCGTCACCACATTAATGGTCGGTTTAGCTTACAAGGATTCCGCCggcatctccatcttccagATCACCCCAGTGGAGATCTTGTTcatgttgctggtggctggAGCCTTCACAGAGACTGGCCTCGGCTTCGAGTCTGCCTCCAAGCACATTCTCAAGAGACCCCCCCAGAGT CTCAAATACGGTGTCTTTACCCCCGAGTTCATCTCTGACTTGTTTGCCTACGGCCTCATCATGGCCATTTGCCTGCTCACTGCCTTCATCGCTGTCATTTTTGGCATGTACGACGGCAACTTTGGTCACGACTGCAACCTGCGCTACTCGGAGTCTTGCGAAGGTGTCTTCCGCGCTCGCTCGACTTGCTACACGGCCATGATGTGGAttttcgtcttcttcgcctgGGAGCTCGTTGACAGCcgtctttctttcttccacggcgccttcaacaacacaaaGAAGTGGGCCGACAAGTTGTGGAGAAACCCGTTCCTGTTTTGGTCAGTGATGGCTGGCTTCTTTTGCACGTTCCCGACGCTGTACATCCCCGTGCTCAACGACCGCGTGTTCTTGCACAAGGGCATCGACAAGGAGTGGGGTGTTGTCTTTGGCGtgaccatcttcttcttcttggcggcCGAAACGTACAAGTGGGGCAAGAGAAGGTACCTGAGAAAGAAGGGTgagatggtgaagaagggcgaGGGGAGTTCGGAGGAAgacctggagaagaagacgttTGAGAGATTTTACTCGTCGGATAGCGATTATGCCAGCGCCGGGACAGAGAAGGCGTAA
- a CDS encoding uncharacterized protein (EggNog:ENOG503P9N2), giving the protein MALLNDVIPVFCTAEICGDVLDEFFRAAYSSPEFVNEGIHGDIAVLIHDINTEGIIHPTNPPVSKPTSCPFKNKTAEEIWDFAQENLRYPIFNRAIAVLDEQTVVDKETCLLVTTWENPPSEQENGSALLTVRSDFRSALVILNIKNLGIGGDEHFKNGKDAKGVIRLYQR; this is encoded by the exons ATGGCGCTACTCAACGATGTTATTCCGGTTTTTTGCACTGCTGAAATCTGCGGGGATGTCCTGGACGAATTTTTCCGTGCTGCGTATAGTTCTCCAGAGTTTGTCAATGAAGGAATTCATGGTGACATCG CGGTACTTATCCATGATATCAATACCGAAGGCATAATCCACCCAACAAACCCACCTGTTTCCAAACCGACCTCTTGCCCCTTCAAGAACAAGACGGCTGAGGAGATCTGGGATTTCGCACAAGAAAACCTGCGTTACCCCATTTTCAACCGTGCCATCGCCGTACTAGACGAGCAAACAGTTGTTGACAAGGAAACATGCTTGCTCGTAACTACTTGGGAAAACCCCCCGTCAGAACAAGAGAACGGGTCTGCGTTGTTGACCGTCAGGTCAGACTTTCGATCAGCACTAGTGATCCTCAACATCAAAAACTTGGGCATTGGAGGGGACGAGCACTTCAAGAATGGCAAAGATGCGAAGGGTGTGATCCGCCTTTATCAGAGATAA
- a CDS encoding uncharacterized protein (EggNog:ENOG503NXIJ; COG:S) has translation MPSSLSDSNELGITKHAKHGGCAVKVNTAPYVNPTKESQSSLLKRFVRSNRWTPPWCRQQQGREFRYNSGIVLLSAFASAVAAANLYYTYPVLNKAADDFGVSYEKAALIPQLLQGGYGLGILFLCPLGDVFRLRPLIITLTLATTCTWLGLCLSSNFELFTTLSFLTGFVTVSPQILLPLIGTLAPPAQRATAVSLVLAGMMMGLAVPRVVAGIVTQYTPWRYIYWVALGLQCILVALMWLFFPDYPRPDPNNTQTFSRKYMNILGSIIRMMVTQPTLAYGCLVTFLVNAVQASFWTTLTAHLAGPPFHFGPLHIGLFSMIGIGTTILIPVYAHFVIERFAPWFSTINGLLLTIVTVALDCYTENVLKIGGPILQALGVDFGVQLGSVAYRAAVYKELPANRANVIFTACAFIGQLVGTSIGNTVYARSGWSNVGIFHIAFVLVTMVVIFLRGPKEKGWFGWTGGAGLRLENGGSKQKEEGSESDDNSAKDLHVHEGAGSDWLQFDELQGAYEDCVVSGGGIRHLGRIIKEVLSDLIWQARPNVEARSQVVNAAMVGGLQDKEQKRAIRVTV, from the exons atgccCTCGTCTCTTTCTGATAGCAATGAGCTTGGCATCACCAAGCACGCCAAACATGGTGGGTGCGCCGTCAAGGTCAACACTGCTCCATACGTTAACCCTACCAAAGAATCACAATCCTCCCTTCTCAAAAGATTTGTCAGAAGCAATCGATGGACTCCACCATGGTGTCGCCAACAACAAGGGCGGGAATTTAGATACAATTCTGGTATTGTCTTGCTATCCGCCTTCGCCAGCGCCGTGGCGGCCGCCAACTTGTACTACACCTATCCTGTCCTCAACAAAGCCGCCGACGATTTTGGTGTCAGCTATGAAAAGGCCGCTCTCATTCCCCAGCTGTTGCAGGGCGGGTACGGCCTCGGCATTCTATTCCTCTGCCCCCTCGGGGACGTGTTTCGACTCCggcccctcatcatcaccttgaCCCTTGCAACCACCTGCACTTGGCTCGGGTTGTGTTTAAGCTCCAACTTTGagctcttcaccaccctgAGCTTCCTGACTGGCTTTGTGACGGTGAGCCCTCAAATTCTACTCCCACTCATTGGCACACTTGCGCCACCGGCACAACGAGCCACGGCTGTCTCCCTCGTCTTGGCcggcatgatgatgggccTGGCAGTCCCTCGTGTCGTCGCTGGCATCGTCACGCAATATACGCCTTGGCGTTACATCTACTGGGTTGCTCTCGGCCTCCAGTGCATCCTTGTTGCCCTCATGTGGCTTTTCTTCCCCGACTATCCACGACCagaccccaacaacacccagACCTTCTCCCGCAAATACATGAATATTCTGGGGAGTATCATCCGCATGATGGTCACACAACCGACTCTGGCCTACGGCTGTCTTGTGACCTTCCTGGTCAATGCTGTTCAGGCATCCTTCTGGACAACTCTGACAGCCCACCTCGCCGGCCCACCCTTCCACTTTGGACCCCTCCACATTGGCCTCTTTTCCATGATCGGCAtcggcaccaccatcctGATCCCTGTGTACGCTCATTTCGTGATTGAACGGTTTGCGCCGTGGTTTTCGACCATCAACGGACTGTTGCTGACCATTGTGACGGTTGCCTTGGACTGCTACACCGAGAATGTGCTGAAGATCGGGGGGCCTATACTGCAGGCATTGGGCGTCGACTTTGGGGTACAATTGGGAAGTGTGGCCTATCGAGCGGCTGTGTACAAGGAGCTGCCGGCCAATCGGGCCAACGTTATTTTTACCGCCTGCGCGTTCATCGGACAGCTGGTTGGTACCAGCATCGGGAACACTGTATATGCCAGGAGCGGTTGGTCAAATGTTGGAATTTTTCACATTGCGTTTGTtttggtgacgatggtggtTATATTTTTGAGGGGGccaaaggaaaaggggtggtTTGGATGGACAGGGGGAGCTGGGCTGCGGTTGGAAAATGGTGGTTCGAaacaaaaggaggagggttccGAGTCGGATGACAATTCGGCAAAA GATCTCCATGTTCACGAAGGCGCAGGAAGTGATTGGTTACAGTTTGACGAGCTCCAGGGTGCCTATGAAGACTGTGTAGTTTCTGGGGGTGGAATTAGGCACCTTGGGCGGATCATCAAAGAAGTGTTATCAGACTTGATCTGGCAAGCCAGGCCCAATGTGGAGGCAAGGAGTCAGGT